Proteins from one Burkholderia oklahomensis C6786 genomic window:
- a CDS encoding serine/threonine protein kinase has product MNDATSESTAAGDDAGLPFAGLTPERVLDALDSVLIPAGSRTDGRLLALNSYENRVYQAGIEDGPPIVAKFYRPHRWPDDAILEEHAFVAELVAREIPAVPALAFDGRTLHAFEGFRFAIFERRGGRAPELDRRDTLEWLGRFIGRIHAVGATKPYVARPTLDIHTFGYEPRDFLLSHDFVPDDVRPAYEAAVTLALEGVAQAYERAGDVRMLRAHGDCHPSNVLWTDAGPHFVDFDDSRMAPAVQDLWLLLPGDRPDATCALADLLSGYEDFCEFDPRELHLIEALRTLRLIHYAAWLARRWDDPAFPAAFPWFNTHRYWEARVLELREQIGAMQEGPLWPV; this is encoded by the coding sequence ATGAACGACGCCACTTCCGAATCCACCGCAGCCGGCGACGACGCCGGCCTGCCTTTTGCAGGCCTCACGCCGGAGCGCGTGCTCGACGCGCTCGACAGCGTGCTGATCCCCGCCGGTTCTCGCACCGACGGGCGCCTGCTCGCGCTCAACAGCTACGAAAACCGCGTCTATCAGGCGGGCATCGAAGACGGGCCGCCGATCGTCGCGAAGTTCTATCGTCCGCATCGCTGGCCGGACGACGCGATCCTCGAAGAGCATGCGTTCGTCGCCGAACTGGTGGCGCGCGAGATTCCGGCCGTGCCGGCGCTCGCGTTCGACGGCCGCACGCTGCACGCGTTCGAAGGCTTCCGCTTCGCGATCTTCGAGCGGCGGGGCGGTCGCGCGCCCGAGCTCGATCGTCGCGACACGCTCGAATGGCTCGGCCGTTTCATCGGTCGCATTCACGCGGTCGGCGCGACGAAGCCGTATGTCGCGCGGCCCACGCTCGATATCCATACGTTCGGCTACGAGCCGCGCGATTTCCTGCTGTCGCACGACTTCGTGCCGGACGATGTTCGGCCTGCTTACGAAGCGGCGGTGACGCTCGCACTGGAAGGCGTCGCGCAAGCGTACGAGCGCGCGGGCGACGTGCGGATGCTGCGCGCGCACGGCGACTGCCATCCGAGCAACGTGCTGTGGACCGACGCGGGCCCGCACTTCGTCGACTTCGACGACAGCCGGATGGCGCCCGCCGTGCAGGACTTGTGGCTGCTGCTGCCCGGCGACCGGCCGGACGCGACGTGCGCGCTCGCCGATCTGCTCTCCGGCTACGAGGACTTTTGCGAATTCGATCCGCGCGAGCTGCATCTGATCGAGGCGCTGCGCACGCTGCGGCTCATTCATTACGCGGCGTGGCTCGCGCGCCGCTGGGACGATCCCGCGTTTCCGGCCGCGTTTCCGTGGTTCAACACGCATCGCTATTGGGAAGCGCGCGTGCTCGAATTGCGCGAGCAGATCGGCGCGATGCAGGAAGGGCCGTTGTGGCCCGTGTGA
- a CDS encoding MFS transporter has product MTVSSGAPRPAARARQAEASAVERAPSASPARYLERGSRSYWHASVALLFAGYATFSLLYYVQPLLPEFSNTFGVSPAQSSLALSFSTAALAAAVFVAGFVSEALSRHKLMTASLTASSLLTLAAAFAPHWHQLLILRALTGLALGGVPAVAMAYLAEEVHPDGLGLAMGLYVGGTAIGGMAGRVITGILTDLFSWRIAVGVIGVLGLASMLAFRMLLPPSRHFTPRRGLNLAHHRASLAHHLGKRRELPVLFLMAFVLMGSFVTLYNYIGYRLLAPPYSMGQATISAIFVVYLAGVIASPLSGRLADTLGRGRVLIASLVVMLAGVALTLLHPVAAIAAGIACVTFGFFAGHAVASGWVGRLAQHGKGQAAALYLLAYYIGSSVVGSFGGRFWSTLGWPGVATLVGALLVLGVVAAAWLRARERVGAA; this is encoded by the coding sequence GTGACTGTATCATCCGGCGCGCCGCGGCCCGCCGCCCGCGCGCGTCAGGCCGAGGCATCGGCCGTCGAGCGCGCGCCGTCCGCTTCGCCGGCGCGGTATCTCGAACGCGGCTCGCGCAGTTACTGGCACGCGAGCGTCGCGCTGCTGTTCGCCGGCTACGCGACGTTTTCGCTGCTCTACTACGTGCAGCCGCTCTTGCCCGAGTTCTCGAACACGTTCGGCGTGAGCCCCGCGCAGAGCAGTCTCGCGCTGTCGTTCTCGACCGCCGCGCTCGCCGCCGCGGTCTTCGTCGCGGGCTTCGTCTCCGAAGCGCTGAGCCGTCACAAGCTGATGACGGCATCGCTCACCGCATCGTCGCTCCTCACGCTCGCCGCCGCGTTCGCGCCGCATTGGCATCAGTTGCTGATCCTGCGCGCGCTGACGGGACTCGCGCTCGGCGGCGTGCCCGCGGTCGCGATGGCGTATCTCGCGGAAGAAGTGCATCCGGACGGGCTCGGACTCGCGATGGGCCTCTACGTCGGCGGCACCGCGATCGGCGGGATGGCGGGGCGCGTGATCACCGGCATTCTCACCGATCTGTTCTCGTGGCGCATCGCGGTCGGCGTGATCGGCGTGCTCGGTCTCGCATCGATGCTCGCGTTTCGCATGCTGTTGCCGCCGTCGCGGCATTTCACGCCGCGCCGCGGCCTCAACCTCGCGCACCATCGCGCGTCGCTCGCCCATCATCTCGGCAAACGGCGCGAACTGCCCGTGCTGTTCCTGATGGCGTTCGTGCTGATGGGCAGCTTCGTCACGCTCTACAACTACATCGGCTATCGGCTGCTCGCGCCGCCGTATTCGATGGGCCAGGCGACGATCAGCGCGATCTTCGTCGTCTATCTGGCGGGCGTCATCGCGTCGCCGCTGTCGGGGCGGCTCGCCGATACGCTCGGCCGCGGGCGCGTGCTGATCGCGAGCCTCGTCGTGATGCTCGCGGGCGTCGCGCTGACGCTGCTCCATCCCGTCGCGGCGATCGCGGCGGGCATCGCATGCGTGACGTTCGGCTTCTTCGCGGGTCACGCGGTCGCGAGCGGCTGGGTCGGCCGGCTCGCGCAGCACGGCAAGGGCCAGGCCGCGGCGCTCTATCTGCTCGCGTATTACATCGGCTCGAGCGTCGTCGGCTCGTTCGGCGGACGCTTCTGGAGCACGCTCGGCTGGCCGGGCGTCGCGACGCTCGTCGGCGCATTGCTCGTGCTGGGCGTCGTCGCGGCGGCGTGGCTGCGCGCGCGCGAACGCGTCGGCGCCGCTTGA
- a CDS encoding DMT family transporter, whose amino-acid sequence MASVRPALAAHGATSLFVLLWSSGAIFAELGLRHASAFAFLIARFALASLVLLVLSLARRRWLPPPGARRTTVATGLLLTGGYSILYLLALERGLAPGILATILGVQPILTLVVLERRASGARLAGLALALIGLSLVVYRSIAGGDAPVSGAACALGALLAITRGALLQKRVRAAPIDVLPLQNALGLGLCVLVAPFEPISFEASWSFVLPLAWLGIVISVFAQLLFYRLMQQGDLVDVTSLFYLVPVVTALMDAVWLGNRLAPLEIAGMIAILAGLALVFRRTARE is encoded by the coding sequence ATGGCTTCAGTCAGACCCGCGCTCGCCGCGCATGGTGCGACATCGCTCTTCGTGCTGCTGTGGAGCAGCGGAGCGATCTTCGCCGAACTCGGCCTGCGGCATGCGTCCGCATTCGCTTTCCTGATCGCGCGCTTCGCGCTCGCATCGCTCGTGCTGCTCGTGCTGTCGCTCGCGCGACGCCGCTGGCTGCCGCCGCCCGGCGCGCGCCGCACGACGGTCGCGACCGGGCTGCTGCTCACGGGCGGCTACTCGATCCTGTATCTGCTCGCGCTCGAGCGCGGGCTCGCGCCCGGCATCCTCGCGACGATCCTCGGCGTGCAGCCGATCCTCACGCTCGTCGTGCTCGAACGCCGCGCATCGGGCGCGCGGCTCGCGGGACTCGCGCTCGCGCTGATCGGCTTGAGCCTCGTCGTCTACCGCAGCATCGCGGGCGGCGACGCGCCGGTGTCGGGCGCCGCGTGCGCGCTCGGCGCATTGCTCGCGATCACGAGGGGCGCGCTGCTGCAAAAACGCGTGCGCGCGGCGCCGATCGACGTGCTGCCGCTGCAGAACGCACTCGGCCTCGGGCTGTGCGTGCTGGTCGCGCCGTTCGAGCCGATCTCGTTCGAAGCGAGCTGGTCGTTCGTGCTGCCGCTCGCGTGGCTCGGCATCGTGATCTCGGTATTCGCGCAGTTGCTGTTCTATCGGCTGATGCAGCAGGGCGACCTCGTCGACGTGACGAGCCTTTTCTATCTCGTCCCGGTCGTCACCGCGCTGATGGATGCTGTGTGGCTCGGCAATCGTCTCGCGCCGCTCGAGATCGCCGGCATGATCGCGATTCTCGCGGGGCTCGCGCTCGTGTTCCGACGCACCGCGCGCGAATGA
- the mgrA gene encoding L-glyceraldehyde 3-phosphate reductase produces the protein MAYEAASERYADMQYRVCGKSGLKLPALSLGLWHNFGDTTPISTQREILRTAFDLGITHFDLANNYGPPYGSAETNFGRLLREDFKPYRDELLISTKAGWDMWPGPYGSGGGSRKYVLASLDQSLQRMGLDYVDIFYSHRFDAHTPLEETASALATAVQQGKALYIGISSYSAAKTREIAKLLAEYKVPLLIHQPAYNLLNRWIERELLDALDETGSGCIAFTPLAQGLLTSKYLNGVPADARINKPGGGSLKDDHLSAQNLDHVRKLNEIAQRRGQSLAQMALAWVLRDPRVTSALIGASRAEQVRENVAALRQLAFSDDEIAEIDRYATEGGINLWEKPSTDQAI, from the coding sequence ATGGCCTACGAAGCAGCTTCCGAGCGCTATGCGGACATGCAGTATCGCGTATGCGGCAAATCCGGGCTCAAACTGCCGGCGCTTTCGCTCGGCTTGTGGCACAACTTCGGCGACACGACGCCGATCTCGACGCAGCGCGAGATCCTGCGCACCGCATTCGATCTCGGCATCACCCATTTCGATCTCGCGAACAACTACGGGCCGCCGTACGGCAGCGCCGAAACGAACTTCGGCCGGCTGCTGCGCGAGGACTTCAAGCCGTATCGCGACGAGCTCCTGATTTCGACGAAGGCCGGCTGGGACATGTGGCCCGGTCCGTACGGCAGCGGCGGCGGCTCGCGCAAGTACGTGCTCGCGAGCCTCGATCAGAGCCTGCAGCGGATGGGGCTCGATTACGTCGACATCTTCTATTCGCACCGCTTCGACGCGCACACGCCGCTCGAGGAAACCGCGAGCGCGCTCGCCACGGCCGTGCAGCAGGGCAAGGCGCTCTACATCGGGATCTCGTCGTATTCGGCGGCGAAGACGCGCGAGATCGCGAAGCTGCTCGCCGAATACAAGGTGCCGCTCCTGATTCACCAGCCCGCGTACAACTTGCTCAATCGCTGGATCGAGCGCGAGCTGCTCGATGCGCTCGACGAGACGGGTTCCGGCTGCATCGCGTTCACGCCGCTCGCGCAAGGGCTATTGACGTCCAAGTACCTGAACGGCGTGCCGGCCGATGCGCGGATCAACAAGCCGGGCGGCGGATCGTTGAAGGACGATCACCTGAGCGCGCAGAACCTCGATCACGTGCGCAAGCTGAACGAGATCGCGCAGCGGCGCGGCCAGAGTCTCGCGCAGATGGCGCTCGCGTGGGTGCTGCGCGATCCGCGCGTGACGTCCGCGCTGATCGGCGCGAGCCGCGCGGAGCAGGTGCGCGAGAACGTCGCGGCGCTCCGGCAACTCGCGTTCAGCGACGACGAGATCGCCGAAATCGATCGCTACGCGACGGAAGGCGGGATCAACTTGTGGGAAAAGCCGTCCACCGATCAGGCGATCTGA
- a CDS encoding DUF3185 family protein: MTRAISVALIVGGVLLLYFGGQSFHSINDGVARFFTGSPSTKTIMLIAGGVVATLVGLIGLSMPSGKR; this comes from the coding sequence ATGACTCGAGCGATTTCCGTTGCGCTCATCGTCGGCGGCGTTCTGCTGCTGTATTTCGGCGGCCAGTCGTTCCATTCGATCAACGACGGCGTCGCACGCTTCTTCACCGGCTCGCCTTCGACGAAGACGATCATGCTGATCGCGGGCGGCGTCGTCGCGACGCTCGTCGGGCTGATCGGCCTGTCGATGCCGAGCGGCAAGCGCTGA
- a CDS encoding phytanoyl-CoA dioxygenase family protein: MSSLHPELIHTQVQTLRERGFVVAPGLVAPERCAQLKAIAERQLHEAAQPLEFEADLRYPGAPESRHAPGGHTVRRLLDAYARDEAFAERATAPEIAAWMRAYFGETPVLSRAHHNCMMTKHPAYGSLTGWHRDVRYWSFERPDLVSVWLALGPETNENGALWLVPGSHGAEFGPESFDEAKFFRSDVPANRQLIDQAVCPELAAGDVVFFHCNTLHSAGQNRTDQVKFSLVFTYHGDSNRPVPGSRSASKPEVRF; the protein is encoded by the coding sequence ATGTCTTCCTTGCACCCGGAGTTGATTCACACGCAGGTCCAGACGCTGCGTGAGCGCGGCTTCGTCGTCGCTCCGGGGCTCGTCGCGCCCGAACGGTGCGCGCAACTGAAGGCGATCGCCGAGCGGCAACTGCACGAAGCGGCGCAGCCGCTCGAATTCGAAGCCGATCTGCGCTATCCGGGCGCGCCCGAATCGCGGCACGCGCCGGGCGGCCATACGGTGCGGCGCCTGCTCGACGCGTACGCGCGCGACGAAGCGTTCGCCGAGCGCGCGACGGCGCCCGAGATCGCCGCGTGGATGCGCGCGTATTTCGGCGAGACGCCGGTGCTGTCGCGCGCGCATCACAACTGCATGATGACGAAGCATCCGGCATACGGCAGCCTGACCGGCTGGCATCGCGACGTGCGCTACTGGTCGTTCGAGCGTCCGGACCTCGTATCCGTGTGGCTCGCGCTCGGGCCGGAGACGAACGAGAACGGCGCGCTGTGGCTCGTGCCGGGTTCGCATGGCGCGGAATTCGGGCCGGAGAGTTTCGACGAAGCGAAGTTCTTCCGCAGCGACGTGCCGGCGAACCGGCAGTTGATCGATCAGGCGGTGTGTCCGGAGCTCGCCGCGGGCGACGTCGTGTTCTTCCACTGCAACACGCTGCATTCGGCGGGTCAGAACCGCACCGATCAGGTGAAGTTCTCGCTCGTGTTCACGTACCACGGCGACAGCAACCGGCCGGTTCCGGGATCCCGTTCGGCGTCGAAGCCGGAAGTGCGCTTCTAG